A genomic stretch from Schistosoma haematobium chromosome 2, whole genome shotgun sequence includes:
- the SIN3B_1 gene encoding Paired amphipathic helix protein Sin3b (EggNog:ENOG410VA29~COG:B): MKCLKVEDALSYLDQVKARFSGQGAIYMDFLDVMRDFKAQTIGTEVVIRRVRELFEGHPDLITGFNTFIPQGYRMDTLTSHQSFNAKPTCTVIPSRTTLSISSADNVTPVKGICALLKITEAPSEWTPPGGLTSLVSSHHEPASRQNSYVPVVSNSLPLTSASPVHVLTPNIQPDNPNFNSSSQQQLLPADCQENLPNVMLRSSHNASNLTHSPHVYQQHQQIQSFHHALQYVNKIKNRFQGIPDVYKRFLDILQWYQKEQRHSDPMCRKQAELQVYQDVAKLFGGQEDLLQEFSQFLPESFGVTSAVTETIINRKNSSYSQLSGSDALDPSVPVPHLINRVSEGISLALSSCKQRPGQEGSPANPDAKKLKRLAPTQSIFPNVVPSLNPPKKSRSSVRDVSVVDANQLTTGIGISLLQKIRDALDADSPVGNRSYQTFLQNVCLFNRRIISADELLEATHPLFLRHVEVWKRFSDFIMSSRNSSQEGFGHLQSHTHGFGRDKQDRDKNNICSFLCDPHTCSDAPPNSMNNQPPASLISLVSEASQKRLDLDFTKLRTCGVSYRALPSNFPQSKCSGRQKCPVAKEVLNDSYISFSSLTSEDSQFVSSKKNQYEENMYRVEDERYEVDMVTELNRAAMQNLVVVKRCMDRMSKEELNQFHLDDKLGGTSAVLMKKAIHRVYGDKAGDVIYGLKNCPNTVLPLVIQRMRQKDSEWRETIRNYQRSWADQDARNYLRSLDHQGATFKQRDAPFIRSKTMISQIETIARNDKIPSCHSTSDPVGKMISTLITQRNLISRDISNPGTMGSALANVLEGNNEDESAHLTLVYPPPDVRNTLLEDAASLIIHHVKRQSNASKNDKRSMKCLIRTVLQDIFMANRFPMSDDEDDEDEDEDINQKEDEDEPTADDLIENEEHCRIRSVRQPKSTKRFLESRKPVSTEQTIFNHTELDQLRKDDIKIQTEVLGAQTNGLSSKLKSDDLIFPELSIQSNSMPFHINQDNSENELRNMELAYIASLPKNECYSVLYGNNHWYSFLRLHHLLLCRLHHLRSYCAVAAQQFTLERDEYHVQAAEVLRLRRHGGTEPSQYYSRALNLVKDLLDGGEDINTFEDRLRDMFSIYAYPWFTMDRLIINIVRQLQALASGDELSRRLTALHRSWIGNSSYSDRNSQSTCVASNFPQFSNVCGPLYTRVCRLANESSYHSQAMTICSAFAGANGSCNVGSSSGTFPSSTSQNNTNVTSNSNTNSWPNCFLMVVLSETSTMLIRLMRPMHSTKLEGEKSYDSCFPYSGHTKLNPHSLLVTSDDPGIVDGEVRLHRENLKSNFSIRHWYDYLTTHLSWTIGYVPHSICSRIRPVFLYRNVRRCVNALTHDALQRRQQLLVDTGDIQPEEILSQGLVSSGVKNSISANKSETNEQFKSPNTSNFERDVWEFMIRVFKNNLTHKELFRDTFSSDCMHFTERLDSRVTRNHKINWSVGSYGIFIRYRRRTCRNYSPSKWHKFHSAWLAKHPNCIHSQNKDKTQNVKPEINLEIEEVRSSATSSGVETIIPEKPTHEKLDIEVNDNPFFGEVQNTSTVKYSN; the protein is encoded by the exons ATGAAGTGCCTCAAGGTTGAGGATGCTCTATCCTACCTTGACCAGGTAAAGGCTAGGTTTTCTGGCCAGGGGGCTATCTATATGGACTTTCTTGATGTTATGCGTGATTTCAAAGCACAAAC GATTGGGACGGAGGTTGTTATTCGTCGGGTACGTGAATTGTTTGAGGGTCATCCTGATCTTATTACTGGATTCAATACTTTCATACCTCAAGGGTATCGAATGGATACACTCACATCTCATCAGTCTTTTAATGCCAAGCCTACTTGTACTGTTATCCCTTCGAGAACAACATTGTCTATATCCTCGGCAGATAATGTTACTCCAGTAAAAGGGATTTGTGCTTTACTGAAAATTACTGAGGCACCTAGTGAATGGACTCCACCAGGAGGTCTAACAAGCTTAGTTAGCAGCCACCATGAACCAGCTAGTCGTCAAAACTCCTATGTCCCGGTTGTATCGAACAGCCTACCGTTAACTAGTGCTTCACCAGTACATGTTTTAACTCCTAATATACAACCTGACAATCCCAATTTTAACTCATCGAGTCAGCAACAGTTATTACCAGCGGATTGTCAGGAAAACCTTCCTAACGTTATGCTTAGAAGCTCCCATAATGCTTCAAATTTAACTCATTCTCCTCATGTATATCAACAGCATCAACAAATTCAATCATTCCATCATGCTCTCCAGTAcgtaaataaaataaag AATCGCTTCCAGGGTATACCTGATGTTTACAAACGCTTCCTGGATATCTTACAGTGGTATCAAAAGGAACAACGTCATTCGGACCCTATGTGCCGCAAACAGGCAGAATTACAGGTTTATCAGGACGTCGCCAAGCTTTTTGGCGGTCAAGAAGATCTACTTCAAGAATTTAGTCAGTTCCTACCTGAATCATTTGGTGTCACAAGTGCTGTT ACAGAGACGATAATAAATAGGAAAAATTCCAGCTATTCACAGCTTAGTGGATCTGATGCATTAGATCCATCTGTTCCAGTGCCTCACTTGATAAATCGTGTTTCTGAAGGTATCAGCTTAGCACTATCTTCGTGTAAACAGCGTCCAGGCCAGGAGGGAAGTCCTGCGAATCCTGATGCCAAAAAGTTGAAACGACTTGCTCCTACACAAAGTATATTCCCAAACGTTGTCCCGTCTCTCAATCCACCTAAAAAGTCACGTTCGTCAGTTCGAGATGTAAGTGTTGTTGATGCAAACCAACTGACCACGGGAATCGGTATTTCACTGTTACAAAAG ATTCGAGATGCTTTAGATGCAGACAGTCCAGTTGGGAATCGTTCGTACCAAACCTTCCtacaaaatgtttgtttgtttaatcgTCGGATAATTTCAGCCGATGAATTATTGGAAGCAACTCATCCCCTATTCCTGAGACATGTAGAAGTTTGGAAGCGTTTCAGTGACTTTATCATG TCATCACGTAATTCATCTCAAGAAGGATTTGGACATCTTCAATCTCATACCCATGGCTTTGGTCGAGACAAGCAAGATCGTGACAAAAATAATATCTGTAGTTTTTTATGCGATCCTCATACCTGTTCTGATGCCCCACCGAACAGCATGAACAATCAACCACCTGCTTCACTAATATCACTTGTCAGTGAAGCATCCCAAAAAAGACTGGATCTCGATTTTACTAAACTCCGAACATGCGGTGTAAGCTATCGAGCGCTACCATCGAATTTTCCACAGAGCAAATGTTCTGGTCGTCAGAAATGTCCTGTTGCAAAGGAG GTCTTGAATGATTCGTATATCAGTTTCTCTTCGCTTACTTCTGAGGATTCTCAGTTTGTATCATCTAAGAAGAACCAGTATGAAGAAAATATGTATCGAGTAGAAGATGAACGTTATGAGGTAGATATGGTCACCGAACTCAATCGAGCTGCAATGCAGAATCTTGTCGTCGTAAAAAGATGTATGGACAGAATGAGTAAAGAGGAACTTAACCAATTCCATTTGGATGATAAACTAGGCGGGACATCTGCGGTTTTAATGAAGAAAGCTATACACAG AGTTTATGGTGATAAAGCAGGAGATGTAATATATGGCCTGAAAAATTGTCCTAATACTGTTCTCCCGTTAGTCATACAACGTATGCGTCAGAAAGACTCCGAGTGGCGGGAAACTATTCGCAACTATCAACGTTCCTGGGCTGATCAGGATGCTCGCAACTACTTGCGTTCTTTAGACCACCAAGGAGCAACATTCAAGCAACGAGATGCTCCATTCATTCGTAGTAAGACTATGATTAGTCAGATTGAGACAATTGCACGTAATGATAAG ATTCCATCATGTCATTCTACTTCAGATCCTGTTGGCAAAATGATTTCTACTCTGATTACTCAACGAAACCTTATTTCGCGAGATATTAGTAATCCAGGAACTATGGGATCTGCGTTAGCAAATGTATTGGAAGGCAATAATGAAGATGAATCAGCTCATCTTACTTTGGTGTATCCACCACCAGATGTTAGGAATACACTTTTGGAAGATGCTGCCTCTTTGATCATTCATCATGTTAAAAGGCAGTCTAATGCAAGCAAAAACGATAAGCGTTCCATGAAATGTTTG ATCCGTACTGTATTACAAGATATTTTTATGGCAAATCGTTTCCCTATGTccgatgatgaagatgatgaagatgaagatgaagatatTAATCAAAAAGAGGATGAAGACGAGCCGACAGCAGATGATTTGATTGAAAATGAAGAACATTGTCGTATTCGATCTGTACGTCAACCTAAGTCAACTAAGCGTTTTCTCGAATCTCGAAAACCAGTCTCTACTGAACAAACAATATTTAATCACACCGAACTTGATCAGTTACGAAAAGATGATATAAAAATTCAGACAGAGGTACTTGGTGCCCAGACTAATGGTTTATCTTCAAAATTGAAATCAGACGATTTAATTTTTCCAGAATTGTCTATACAGAGTAACTCTATGCCTTTTCACATAAATCAAGATAATTCTGAAAATGAACTTCGTAATATGGAGCTTGCATACATAGCTAGTTTACCTAAAAATGAATGCTACTCTGTACTATATGGAAACAACCATTG GTATTCTTTTCTTAGGCTACATCATCTTCTTTTGTGTCGACTACATCACTTAAGATCTTACTGTGCCGTAGCCGCTCAACAGTTTACATTAGAGCGGGATGAATACCACGTGCAAGCTGCAGAAGTGCTTCGACTCCGCCGGCATG GTGGTACTGAACCGTCGCAATATTACTCTCGCGCTCTTAATTTAGTCAAAGATTTATTAGATGGAGGGGAAGATATCAACACATTTGAGGATCGATTACGAGATATGTTTAGCATTTATGCATATCCATGGTTTACAATGGATCGTCTTATAATAAATATAGTTCGTCAATTGCAAGCACTTGCAAGTGGTGACGAACTAAGTCGTCGACTAACTGCTTTACATCGTTCTTGGATTGGGAATTCATCATATAGTGATCGAAACTCTCAGTCAACTTGTGTTGCTTCAAATTTTCCTCAATTTTC GAACGTTTGTGGTCCATTGTACACTCGTGTGTGTAGGTTAGCTAATGAAAGTTCATACCATTCTCAAGCTATGACTATTTGTTCCGCCTTTGCTGGTGCTAATGGATCTTGCAACGTTGGATCTAGTTCTGGAACGTTTCCATCCAGTACTAGTCAAAATAATACGAATGTTACTTCCAACAGTAATACTAATTCCTGGCCAAATTGTTTTCTAATGGTGGTACTCTCGGAGACATCTACTATGCTTATCCGTCTTATGAGACCTATGCATTCAACAAAACTTGAAGGGGAGAAAAGTTATGATTCATGTTTTCCTTATTCCGGTCACACAAAGCTTAATCCTCATTCATTATTAGTTACTTCGGATGATCCTGGCATCGTAGATGGGGAGGTTCGTCTTCACAGAGAAAATTTAAAATCGAATTTTTCAATCCGGCACTGGTATGACTATCTTACAACTCATCTTTCATGGACTATTGGTTATGTTCCACATAGTATCTGTTCTCGTATTCGACCGGTATTTCTATATCGGAATGTTCGTAGGTGCGTAAATGCTTTGACGCATGATGCACTTCAAAGAAGACAACAGCTACTTGTTGATACCGGAGATATACAACCTGAAGAG atTTTATCACAAGGCTTAGTCTCTAGTGGTGTTAAGAATTCAATCTCAGCAAACAAATCGGAAACAAATGAACAATTTAAGTCTCCTAACACATCAAATTTTGAACGAGATGTTTGGGAGTTCATGATCCGAGTATTCAAAAATAATCTCACACATAAAGAG TTATTCCGTGATACATTTTCAAGTGATTGCATGCATTTCACTGAGCGTTTGGATTCAAGAGTTACTCGTAATCACAAAATAAATTGGTCCGTCGGTTCCTATGGGATTTTCATTCGATATCGTAGACGA ACTTGTCGAAACTATTCGCCTTCCAAGTGGCACAAATTCCACTCTGCTTGGCTAGCAAAGCATCCTAACTGTATTCATTCacaaaataaagataaaacACAAAATGTCAAGCCGGAAATAAACCTTGAGATTGAGGAAGTACGAAGTTCTGCTACCAGTAGCGGAGTAGAAACAATTATCCCAGAAAAGCCTACTCACGAAAAATTGGATATTGAAGTGAATGACAACCCCTTTTTCGGCGAGGTACAAAACACTTCAACTGTCAAATATTCTAATTAA
- the SIN3B_1 gene encoding Paired amphipathic helix protein Sin3b, variant 2 (EggNog:ENOG410VA29~COG:B), which translates to MTICSAFAGANGSCNVGSSSGTFPSSTSQNNTNVTSNSNTNSWPNCFLMVVLSETSTMLIRLMRPMHSTKLEGEKSYDSCFPYSGHTKLNPHSLLVTSDDPGIVDGEVRLHRENLKSNFSIRHWYDYLTTHLSWTIGYVPHSICSRIRPVFLYRNVRRCVNALTHDALQRRQQLLVDTGDIQPEEILSQGLVSSGVKNSISANKSETNEQFKSPNTSNFERDVWEFMIRVFKNNLTHKELFRDTFSSDCMHFTERLDSRVTRNHKINWSVGSYGIFIRYRRRTCRNYSPSKWHKFHSAWLAKHPNCIHSQNKDKTQNVKPEINLEIEEVRSSATSSGVETIIPEKPTHEKLDIEVNDNPFFGEVQNTSTVKYSN; encoded by the exons ATGACTATTTGTTCCGCCTTTGCTGGTGCTAATGGATCTTGCAACGTTGGATCTAGTTCTGGAACGTTTCCATCCAGTACTAGTCAAAATAATACGAATGTTACTTCCAACAGTAATACTAATTCCTGGCCAAATTGTTTTCTAATGGTGGTACTCTCGGAGACATCTACTATGCTTATCCGTCTTATGAGACCTATGCATTCAACAAAACTTGAAGGGGAGAAAAGTTATGATTCATGTTTTCCTTATTCCGGTCACACAAAGCTTAATCCTCATTCATTATTAGTTACTTCGGATGATCCTGGCATCGTAGATGGGGAGGTTCGTCTTCACAGAGAAAATTTAAAATCGAATTTTTCAATCCGGCACTGGTATGACTATCTTACAACTCATCTTTCATGGACTATTGGTTATGTTCCACATAGTATCTGTTCTCGTATTCGACCGGTATTTCTATATCGGAATGTTCGTAGGTGCGTAAATGCTTTGACGCATGATGCACTTCAAAGAAGACAACAGCTACTTGTTGATACCGGAGATATACAACCTGAAGAG atTTTATCACAAGGCTTAGTCTCTAGTGGTGTTAAGAATTCAATCTCAGCAAACAAATCGGAAACAAATGAACAATTTAAGTCTCCTAACACATCAAATTTTGAACGAGATGTTTGGGAGTTCATGATCCGAGTATTCAAAAATAATCTCACACATAAAGAG TTATTCCGTGATACATTTTCAAGTGATTGCATGCATTTCACTGAGCGTTTGGATTCAAGAGTTACTCGTAATCACAAAATAAATTGGTCCGTCGGTTCCTATGGGATTTTCATTCGATATCGTAGACGA ACTTGTCGAAACTATTCGCCTTCCAAGTGGCACAAATTCCACTCTGCTTGGCTAGCAAAGCATCCTAACTGTATTCATTCacaaaataaagataaaacACAAAATGTCAAGCCGGAAATAAACCTTGAGATTGAGGAAGTACGAAGTTCTGCTACCAGTAGCGGAGTAGAAACAATTATCCCAGAAAAGCCTACTCACGAAAAATTGGATATTGAAGTGAATGACAACCCCTTTTTCGGCGAGGTACAAAACACTTCAACTGTCAAATATTCTAATTAA
- the PRMT5_1 gene encoding Protein arginine N-methyltransferase 5, variant 2 (EggNog:ENOG410V64D~COG:D~BUSCO:EOG091G03PD), translated as MVINFNSSNEMSKVGNKESTPDELSFCSPWHWWLNLSTMTADISDALGIVLEIPNDLPNESVISRWFSEPVVCLLIDTQLFLTNSKGYPVLPKSHQYIINRFFKLNVQIVLTGACRNDKGYAAYQQYIAWLWQSQDAPDLYEEQSKGLEDQLQEPLQPLRDNLSSTTYSIFEMDPFKYQAYETAIYKALCDRLSKYNESNTVKEKCLTKPSQSLQTKEHLNAFINHNSNICQVVMVLGAGRGPLVNATINAAERAQCKVRIYAIEKNPNALCTLRSRINHEWQGLDVQLIEGDMRNLKTPEKADIFVSELLGSFGDNELSPECLDGAQPMLKDDGISIPCSYTSYVAPLQSLQIYNETRRSKDVTNRVGHSMETPYVVRLRNCQILSSPQPAFTFEHPKKESNQSNAREVCCSFNIQQDAVVHGIAGYFEAILYKDVTLSTHPDRHSPQMVSWFPLVFPFEYPIHVRSKDKITLYLWRNVSSRYVWYEWVLTEPRPTKIHNAAGHVYKIAL; from the exons ATGGTAATCAATTTCAACAGCTCTAATGAAA TGAGTAAAGTGGGAAACAAGGAATCAACACCGGATGAATTATCATTCTGTTCACCCTGGCACTGGTGGCTAAATCTATCTACCATGACAGCTGATATCTCAGACGCTCTTGGCATTGTTCTTGAGATACCAAATGACCTACCCAATGAGTCAGTGATTTCAAGATGGTTTAGTGAGCCTGTGGTTTGTTTGTTGATTGATACACAGCTGTTCCTGACCAATTCCAAGGGCTACCCTGTACTACCAAAGAGTCATCAGTATATCATCAACCGGTTCTTCAAG CTGAATGTACAAATTGTACTGACTGGTGCCTGTCGAAATGATAAAGGTTATGCAGCCTATCAACAATATATTGCATGGCTTTGGCAATCTCAAGATGCTCCTGACTTGTATGAAGAACAATCAAAGGGATTAGAAGATCAATTACAG GAACCTTTGCAACCACTTCGTGATAACTTATCTTCTACAACATATTCAATTTTCGAAATGGATCCGTTTAAATATCAAGCGTATGAAACT GCAATTTACAAAGCTCTTTGCGACCGTTTATCTAAATATAATGAATCGAATACAGTTAAAGAAAAATGTCTTACCAAGCCTTCACAATCATTACAAACTAAAGAGCATTTAAACGCTTTTATCaatcataattcaaatatttgtcAAGTAGTTATGGTATTGGGTGCAGGTCGTGGTCCCCTTGTCAATGCGACTATAAATGCTGCTGAAAGAGCTCAATGTAAAGTTCGGATATATGCAATTGAAAAAAATCCAAATGCATTGTGCACATTACGT TCTAGGATAAATCATGAATGGCAAGGATTAGATGTACAACTAATTGAAGGTGATATGCGTAATTTAAAAACACCAGAAAAAGCTGATATATTTGTCAGTGAACTACTTGGTTCATTTGGTGATAATGAATTAAGTCCAGAATGTTTAGATGGTGCACAACCAATGCTAAAAG ATGATGGAATTAGTATACCATGTTCCTACACATCATATGTTGCTCCTTTACAGTCCTTACAAATATATAATGAAACTAGACGATCTAAAGATGTG ACCAATAGAGTCGGGCATTCCATGGAAACACCTTATGTTGTTCGACTTCGTAATTGCCAAATATTGAGTTCACCTCAACCAGCTTTTACATTTGAACATCCAAAAAAAG aaTCGAATCAGTCGAATGCACGTGAAGTGTGTTGTAGCTTTAACATTCAACAAGATGCCGTTGTACATGGAATTGCCGGTTATTTCGAAGCAATTCTCTATAAGGACGTAACACTCA GTACACATCCGGACCGTCATAGCCCTCAAATGGTATCTTGGTTCCCATTGGTATTCCCATTCGAGTATCCAATCCATGTTCGTTCTAAAGATAAGATCACCTTGTATCTCTGGCGTAATGTAAGTAGTCGGTATGTGTGGTATGAATGGGTACTAACAGAACCGCGACCTACAAAAATTCACAATGCAGCTGGTCATGTTTACAAAATTGCACTTTGA
- the PRMT5_1 gene encoding Protein arginine N-methyltransferase 5 (EggNog:ENOG410V64D~COG:D~BUSCO:EOG091G03PD), producing MARGLIGNMVSEALVGLDLVFTNDVSSQYSSALSSGFSFLCIDLFHPKSIVEDLSVTSGGPDPRSDLAYEKNGKSITKSLVGKVSTTIDVDADIISTRQSGAQLLMKELSWAAHLGLPAVVVRVNRPTSPNLARLLINFIRGEYTPIKIWLVFPMVINFNSSNEMSKVGNKESTPDELSFCSPWHWWLNLSTMTADISDALGIVLEIPNDLPNESVISRWFSEPVVCLLIDTQLFLTNSKGYPVLPKSHQYIINRFFKLNVQIVLTGACRNDKGYAAYQQYIAWLWQSQDAPDLYEEQSKGLEDQLQEPLQPLRDNLSSTTYSIFEMDPFKYQAYETAIYKALCDRLSKYNESNTVKEKCLTKPSQSLQTKEHLNAFINHNSNICQVVMVLGAGRGPLVNATINAAERAQCKVRIYAIEKNPNALCTLRSRINHEWQGLDVQLIEGDMRNLKTPEKADIFVSELLGSFGDNELSPECLDGAQPMLKDDGISIPCSYTSYVAPLQSLQIYNETRRSKDVTNRVGHSMETPYVVRLRNCQILSSPQPAFTFEHPKKESNQSNAREVCCSFNIQQDAVVHGIAGYFEAILYKDVTLSTHPDRHSPQMVSWFPLVFPFEYPIHVRSKDKITLYLWRNVSSRYVWYEWVLTEPRPTKIHNAAGHVYKIAL from the exons ATGGCTAGGGGACTAATTGGGAATATGGTCTCTGAAGCCCTGGTGGGTCTTGACCTGGTTTTCACGAATGACGTATCTTCGCAATATTCTTCAGCTCTCTCGTCTGG gttttcatttCTTTGCATAGACTTGTTTCATCCAAAATCAATTGTTGAAGATCTGTCAGTTACCTCTGGTGGTCCTGATCCACGTTCTGACCTTGCCTACGAAAAAAATG GCAAAAGCATCACGAAGTCGTTGGTAGGTAAGGTATCGACGACGATTGATGTTGATGCTGACATAATATCCACCCGTCAATCGGGTGCTCAACTATTAATGAAGGAACTTAGTTGGGCTGCACATCTAGGCTTACCTGCCGTTGTCGTCAGAGTTAATCGCCCAACCAGTCCTAATCTGGCCAGGTTACTAATAAATTTTATACGTGGAGAATATACCCCGATTAAG ATATGGCTAGTATTTCCAATGGTAATCAATTTCAACAGCTCTAATGAAA TGAGTAAAGTGGGAAACAAGGAATCAACACCGGATGAATTATCATTCTGTTCACCCTGGCACTGGTGGCTAAATCTATCTACCATGACAGCTGATATCTCAGACGCTCTTGGCATTGTTCTTGAGATACCAAATGACCTACCCAATGAGTCAGTGATTTCAAGATGGTTTAGTGAGCCTGTGGTTTGTTTGTTGATTGATACACAGCTGTTCCTGACCAATTCCAAGGGCTACCCTGTACTACCAAAGAGTCATCAGTATATCATCAACCGGTTCTTCAAG CTGAATGTACAAATTGTACTGACTGGTGCCTGTCGAAATGATAAAGGTTATGCAGCCTATCAACAATATATTGCATGGCTTTGGCAATCTCAAGATGCTCCTGACTTGTATGAAGAACAATCAAAGGGATTAGAAGATCAATTACAG GAACCTTTGCAACCACTTCGTGATAACTTATCTTCTACAACATATTCAATTTTCGAAATGGATCCGTTTAAATATCAAGCGTATGAAACT GCAATTTACAAAGCTCTTTGCGACCGTTTATCTAAATATAATGAATCGAATACAGTTAAAGAAAAATGTCTTACCAAGCCTTCACAATCATTACAAACTAAAGAGCATTTAAACGCTTTTATCaatcataattcaaatatttgtcAAGTAGTTATGGTATTGGGTGCAGGTCGTGGTCCCCTTGTCAATGCGACTATAAATGCTGCTGAAAGAGCTCAATGTAAAGTTCGGATATATGCAATTGAAAAAAATCCAAATGCATTGTGCACATTACGT TCTAGGATAAATCATGAATGGCAAGGATTAGATGTACAACTAATTGAAGGTGATATGCGTAATTTAAAAACACCAGAAAAAGCTGATATATTTGTCAGTGAACTACTTGGTTCATTTGGTGATAATGAATTAAGTCCAGAATGTTTAGATGGTGCACAACCAATGCTAAAAG ATGATGGAATTAGTATACCATGTTCCTACACATCATATGTTGCTCCTTTACAGTCCTTACAAATATATAATGAAACTAGACGATCTAAAGATGTG ACCAATAGAGTCGGGCATTCCATGGAAACACCTTATGTTGTTCGACTTCGTAATTGCCAAATATTGAGTTCACCTCAACCAGCTTTTACATTTGAACATCCAAAAAAAG aaTCGAATCAGTCGAATGCACGTGAAGTGTGTTGTAGCTTTAACATTCAACAAGATGCCGTTGTACATGGAATTGCCGGTTATTTCGAAGCAATTCTCTATAAGGACGTAACACTCA GTACACATCCGGACCGTCATAGCCCTCAAATGGTATCTTGGTTCCCATTGGTATTCCCATTCGAGTATCCAATCCATGTTCGTTCTAAAGATAAGATCACCTTGTATCTCTGGCGTAATGTAAGTAGTCGGTATGTGTGGTATGAATGGGTACTAACAGAACCGCGACCTACAAAAATTCACAATGCAGCTGGTCATGTTTACAAAATTGCACTTTGA